The proteins below are encoded in one region of Belonocnema kinseyi isolate 2016_QV_RU_SX_M_011 chromosome 1, B_treatae_v1, whole genome shotgun sequence:
- the LOC117168402 gene encoding histone H4 has protein sequence MTGRGKGGKGLGKGGAKRHRKVLRDNIQGITKPAIRRLARRGGVKRISGLIYEETRGVLKVFLENVIRDAVTYTEHAKRKTVTAMDVVYALKRQGRTLYGFGG, from the coding sequence ATGACTGGTCGTGGAAAGGGAGGAAAAGGATTGGGAAAAGGAGGAGCAAAGCGCCATCGTAAAGTTCTTCGCGATAACATCCAGGGAATCACGAAGCCCGCTATCCGCCGTCTGGCTCGTCGTGGTGGAGTCAAGCGTATTTCTGGCTTGATCTACGAGGAAACTCGAGGTGTCTTGAAGGTATTTCTTGAAAACGTCATCCGTGATGCAGTCACCTACACTGAGCATGCCAAGAGAAAGACTGTTACAGCCATGGACGTCGTCTATGCTCTGAAGCGTCAAGGCCGTACTCTCTACGGATTTGGCGGTTAA
- the LOC117179049 gene encoding histone H3.3-like, whose amino-acid sequence RKLPFQRLVREIAQDFKTDLRFQSSAVMALQEASEAYLVGLFEDTNLCAIHAKRVTIMPKDIQLARRIRGERA is encoded by the coding sequence CGCAAATTGCCCTTCCAACGTCTCGTTCGTGAAATCGCTCAGGATTTCAAGACTGACTTGCGTTTCCAGAGCTCTGCTGTCATGGCTCTTCAGGAAGCGAGTGAAGCCTACTTGGTCGGTCTCTTCGAAGATACCAACTTGTGCGCTATCCACGCTAAGCGCGTCACCATCATGCCCAAGGATATCCAATTGGCTCGTCGTATTCGTGGAGAACGTGCTTAG
- the LOC117167934 gene encoding histone H2B-like, with amino-acid sequence MSPKASGKAVKKAGKAQKNVAKTDKKKRRKRKESYAIYIYKVLKQVHPDTGVSSKAMSIMNSFVNDLFERIAAESSRLAHYNKRSTITSREIQTAVRLILPGELAKHAVSEGTKAVTKYTSSK; translated from the coding sequence ATGTCCCCTAAAGCGAGTGGTAAAGCAGTTAAGAAGGCTGGTAAGGCCCAGAAAAACGTTGCTAAGACCGACAAGAAGAAGAGGCGCAAGAGGAAGGAAAGTTACGCTATCTACATCTACAAAGTCTTAAAACAGGTCCACCCTGATACTGGAGTTTCCAGCAAGGCAATGAGCATCATGAACAGCTTCGTCAACGACCTTTTCGAACGTATTGCCGCTGAATCTTCCCGCTTGGCTCATTACAACAAAAGATCCACCATCACATCTCGGGAGATTCAGACTGCGGTGAGACTTATTCTTCCTGGTGAACTCGCTAAGCACGCCGTCTCTGAGGGCACGAAAGCTGTGACAAAATATACCAGTTCCAAGTAA
- the LOC117171829 gene encoding histone H2A-like: MSGRGKGRAKGGKSKTRSSRAGLQFPVGRLHRLLRKGNYAERVGAGAPVYLAAVMEYLAAEVLELAGNAARDNKKSRIIPRHLQLAIRNDEELNKLLSGVTIAQGGVLPNIQAVLLPKKTEKKA; this comes from the coding sequence ATGTCTGGTCGTGGGAAAGGTCGTGCAAAGGGTGGCAAATCAAAGACCCGTTCAAGCAGAGCTGGACTTCAATTCCCCGTTGGTAGACTCCATCGTCTACTCCGTAAAGGAAACTATGCAGAGAGAGTAGGAGCTGGTGCACCAGTTTACTTGGCAGCTGTCATGGAATATTTGGCCGCTGAAGTTCTCGAATTGGCTGGAAACGCCGCTCGTGACAACAAGAAGTCGAGAATCATCCCACGTCACTTGCAATTGGCCATCAGAAACGATGAGGAATTAAACAAACTTCTCTCTGGTGTCACCATCGCACAAGGTGGAGTTCTGCCTAACATTCAGGCTGTTCTTTTGCCCAAGAAGACTGAGAAGAAGGCTTAA